The following are encoded together in the Kwoniella europaea PYCC6329 chromosome 1, complete sequence genome:
- a CDS encoding glutaredoxin — translation MSAEIKQLVDKTIKENKAVVFSKSYCPYCKRAKSYLGEDTSDIAILELDERDDGSAIQAYLKELNGQSTVPHVYLNQEFIGGSSDLLKLSHDQIKQKISA, via the exons atgtcagctgaaatcAAGCAACTCGTCGATAAGACCATCAAGGAGAACAAGGCTGTTGTGTTCTCCAAGTCTTACTGTCCA TACTGCAAGAGAGCTAAGTCTTACCTCGGTGAAGATACCAGCGATATCGCCATTCTTGA ACTcgatgaaagagatgatggat CTGCCATCCAAGCCTACCTCAAAGAGCTCAACGGTCAATCCACCGTCCCTCACGTATACCTCAACCAGGAGTTCATCGGAGGTTCATCAGACTTGTTGAAGCTCTCTCACGATCAAATCAAGCAAAAGATCTCCGCTTAG
- a CDS encoding homocitrate synthase, cytosolic isozyme, producing MCPTPDQPITSNGDEEMVPIINDGPHISSSTNGEIKRTNESTSQQPPAVKSHKGLYGRASDFLSNTSNWSIIESTLREGEQFANAFFTLETKIKIAKMLDEFGVEYIELTSPAASPESRAHCEAICKLGLKKTKILTHIRCHMDDAKLAVETGVDGVDVVIGTSSFLREHSHGKDMTWITKTAIEVIEFVKSKGIEIRFSSEDSFRSELVDLLSIYRTVDKIHVNRVGVADTVGCADPRQVYDLVRTLRGVVSCDIECHFHNDTGCSIANAYAALEAGATHIDTSILGIGERNGITPLGGLIARMMVADPEYVKGKYKLSMLRELENVVAEAVEISVPFNNYITGFCAFTHKAGIHAKAILANPSTYEILNPADFGMTRYVSIGHRLTGWNAVKSRVEQLNLNLTDDQVKDATAKIKELADVRTQSMEDVDMILRIYHTGIQSGDLKIGQSAVLDRLLEKHMPSRDSSPNGSANGNKRARIEDATA from the exons ATGTGCCCTACACCAGACCAACCTATAACCTCCAACGGtgacgaagagatggtcCCAATCATAAATGATGGACctcacatctcatcatctaccaacGGTGAAATCAAACGAACAAATGAAAGTACGAGTCAACAGCCACCTGCCGTCAAGTCGCATAAGGGTTTGTACGGTAGAGCTAGTGATTTCTTGAGTAATACCTCTAATTGGAGT ATCATCGAATCCACTCTTCGAG AAGGTGAACAGTTCGCCAATGCTTTCTTCACTCTTGaaaccaagatcaagatcgcTAAGAT GCTTGACGAATTCGGTGTTGAATACATCGAACTTACCTCCCCTGCTGCCTCACCCGAATCGAGAGCTCACTGCGAAGCTATCTGCAAGTTGGGTCtcaagaagaccaagatctTGACTCACATTAGATGTCATATGGATGATGCCAAGTTGGCCGTTGAGACCG GTGTCGACGGTGTAGACGTAGTCATCGGaacatcttcattcttgaGAGAACATTCCCACGGAAAGGACATGACATGGATCACCAAGACCGCCATTGAAGTTATTGAATTCGTTAAATCCAAGGGTATCGAGATCCGATTCTCATCTGAAGATTCATTCAGATCCGAATTAGTCGATTTACTCTCCATTTACCGAACGGTCGATAAGATTCACGTGAATCGAGTGGGTGTCGCCGATACTGTAGGATGTGCCGATCCAAGACAGGTTTATGACCTTGTGAGAACTTTGAGAGGTGTTGTCAGCTGTGATATTGAATGTCATTTCCATAATGATACTGGTTGCT CCATCGCAAACGCCTACGCTGCCCTTGAAGCCGGTGCCACCCATATCGACACTTCCATT CTCGGTATCGGTGAGAGAAACGGTATCACCCCTCTTGGTGGTTTGATCGCTCGAATGATGGTCGCCGATCCTGAATACGTCAAGGGCAAATACAAGTTGTCCATGCTCCGAGAATTGGAGAACGTCGTGGCTGAAGCTGTCGAGATCTCCGTTCCTTT CAACAATTACATCACTGGTTTCTGCGCTTTCACCCACAAGGCCGGTATTCACGCTAAGGCTATCCTTGCCAACCCCTCTACATATGAGATCTTGAACCCTGCCGATTTCGGTATGACCCGATACGTTTCTATCGG TCACCGACTTACCGGATGGAACGCCGTCAAATCCCGAGTCGAGCAACTCAACTTGAACCTCACCGATGACCAGGTCAAGGATGCCACCGCCAAGATTAAGGAGTTGGCCGATGTGAGAACTCaatcgatggaagatgtcGATATGATCTTACGTATCTACCACACCGGTATCCAATCGGGTGATCTCAAGATTGGTCAATCTGCTGTATTGGACAGGTTGCtcgagaag CACATGCCCTCGAGAGATTCTTCACCTAATGGAAGTGCCAATGGAAACAAGAGAGCCAGAATTGAAGATGCTACTGCTTAA